One Setaria viridis chromosome 5, Setaria_viridis_v4.0, whole genome shotgun sequence genomic region harbors:
- the LOC117859314 gene encoding endoglucanase 3 has protein sequence MARLRCLFVLALLVVQLPGDAMAGRGHHGPAAHDYRDALAKSILFFEGQRSGKLPPSQRQSWRRDSGLSDGASAKVDLVGGYHDAGDNVKFGFPMAFSMTMLAWSVVEFGGLMKGELQHAREAVRWGADYLLKATAHPDTIYVQVGDATKDHACWERPEDMDTPRTVYKVDPGTPGSDVAAETAAALAAASLVFRKSDPAYASRLLARAKRVFEFADKHRGSYSTGLAADVCPYYCSYSGYQDELLWGAAWLHRATKSPSYLSYIQVNGQVLGADESDNTFGWDNKHAGARILISKSFLVQRLGSLHEYKGHADTFICSMVPGTPTDQTQYTRGGLLFKLSDSNMQYVTSSAFLLLTYAKYLAFGKQTVRCGGAVVTPQRLRAIARRQVDYLLGSNPMGMSYMVGYGARYPRRIHHRASSLPSVAAHPGRIGCSQGFTALYAGGANPNVLVGAVVGGPDLQDKFPDQRNDHEHSEPATYINAPLVGALAYLAHSYGQL, from the exons ATGGCTCGCCTCCGCTGCCTGTTCGTGCTCGCCCTCCTCGTCGTGCAGCTGCCCGGCGACGccatggccgggcgcgggcACCACGGCCCCGCCGCGCACGACTACAGGGACGCGCTCGCCAAGTCCATCCTCTTCTTCGAGGGCCAGCGGTCGGGCAAGCTGCCGCCGTCGCAGCGCCAGTCCTGGCGCAGGGACTCGGGCCTCTCCGACGGCGCCTCCGCCAAG GTGGACCTGGTGGGCGGGTACCACGACGCCGGCGACAACGTCAAGTTCGGGTTCCCGATGGCGTTCAGCATGACGATGCTGGCGTGGAGCGTGGTGGAGTTCGGCGGGCTCATGAAGGGCGAGCTGCAGCACGCCAGGGAGGCCGTCCGCTGGGGCGCCGACTACCTGCTCAAGGCCACGGCGCACCCGGACACCATCTACGTCCAG GTTGGCGACGCGACCAAGGACCACGCGTGCTGGGAGCGGCCGGAGGACATGGACACCCCCCGCACCGTGTACAAGGTGGACCCCGGCACCCCCGGCTCCGACGTCGCCGCCGAgacggccgccgcgctcgccgccgcctccctcgtctTCCGCAAGTCCGACCCGGCGTACGCCAGCCGCCTCCTCGCCAGGGCCAAGAGG GTGTTCGAGTTCGCGGACAAGCACCGGGGCTCCTACAGCACGGGGCTCGCGGCGGACGTGTGCCCCTACTACTGCTCCTACTCCGGGTACCAGGACGAGCTCCTGTGGGGCGCGGCGTGGCTGCACCGCGCCACCAAGAGCCCGTCCTACCTGAGCTACATCCAGGTGAACGGCCAGGTCCTGGGCGCCGACGAGTCGGACAACACCTTCGGCTGGGACAACAAGCACGCCGGCGCGCGCATCCTCATCTCCAAGTCCTTCCTGGTGCAGCGCCTGGGCTCCCTCCACGAGTACAAGGGCCACGCCGACACCTTCATCTGCTCCATGGTTCCCGGAACACCCACCGACCAGACCCAGTACACCCGCGGCGGCCTGCTCTTCAAGCTCAGCGACAGCAACATGCAGTACGTCACCTCCAGCGcgttcctcctcctcacctACGCCAAGTACCTCGCCTTCGGGAAGCAGACGGTGCGCTGCGGCGGCGCTGTCGTGACGCCGCAGCGGCTGCGCGCCATCGCGAGGCGGCAGGTGGACTACCTGCTGGGGAGCAACCCGATGGGGATGTCGTACATGGTCGGGTACGGGGCGAGGTACCCGCGGCGGATCCACCACCGCGCGTCGTCGCTGCCGTCGGTGGCGGCGCACCCGGGCAGGATCGGATGCTCGCAAGGGTTCACCGCGCTGTACGCCGGCGGGGCCAACCCGAACGtgctcgtcggcgccgtcgtGGGGGGACCCGACCTCCAGGACAAGTTCCCCGACCAGCGCAACGACCACGAGCACTCGGAGCCGGCCACCTACATCAACGCGCCGCTCGTCGGCGCACTCGCCTACCTCGCGCACTCCTACGGCCAGCTCTAG